The nucleotide window GCAGCCGTGCTGCTCGGCGGCTTCTTCCTGCAAAGCAGGGTCAAGACGGCAAAGAATTTCATTTTCGTAGGCACACACGCACAGTTTGTCATTGACCATAAAAGCCAAGCCGCCAAACATTTGTTTTTCGGTTACATTGGGCACATCGGCAAGCATTGCCCTGACACGGTCGGGAAGAAATGGCATAAGAGTTACGTTTATTTGTTCCCCAAAATACAAAAATCCTCTCACAGCCCGAAAGCCATAAGAGGATTTTGCTATTCAAAATAATAAAATTTACTCAATAATAATTTTTTCGGTTCTTGCTTCTCCCTGATGGTTGAAATGCAAGAAATACACACCCTTAGGCCAATGACTTGCCTCTATTTGACCCGAAACGCCTTGCCAAACAATTTGACCCAACGTATTGGTAATATGTGCTTCAGTATTTGCGTCTGCGTTGCCTACTTGGAATGTAAACAAACCTTTAGCAGGGTTCGGATAAATATTTACGGGCTCTTTTGTGCCACTCACCCAGCGTGTAGCCGTATAGGAAATCTTCCCGTCGTTGTCGGTTTGGCGCAGACGATAATAAGCCGCTTGTGAGTTGCGCAGTGTGTAGCTATATTCTTTGGTTTGGCGGCTGTTGCCTGCACCTTCCACAAATCCGATGTGCTGGAAAATGTTTCCGTCAAAACTTTGCTCAATACCAAATCCTTTGTTGTGAGTTTCGGAAGCTGTAGCCCACGTAAGTTGAATTAAGTCAGTGTTTTTACGTAAAGCCGAAAAGCGCGAAAGCGTAACAGGCAAAAGACTTTGGTCGCCAACCGTCCAAGGAGAAAAGGCCGTTACGCCAGTCAGTGTTACGTAATCTACTGCCGCATCTGTCCAAACACCGCCTTTATCTTCCCACATGCTCAAGCCATCATAACGATATAAATGCAAGTTGCTGCTGGCCGAAAGTGAACCTAATTCCGTAGTAGCAAATTCTATTTTCATGGTAGAATTAGAAGGCGTACCCGTTATTTCATATACTTTATTGATAGAACCAGTTGGTGCATAATGGTAACGGTCTATACTTACCGTACCTGCATCAGTGAGCGAAATGCCCAAACCTGCCACTTCTGTAAGTGTTCCGTCCGTACTACGGCTGCTGGCACGCACATAACCGCCTTTGTTGGATTGGCTCAAGCCCGAAGTATTATCTACTACCAAATAGTTGCTAGCACGATTTTCTGATAATAGGCCTGTAGTGGACAAATCAAGGTTATAGCTATTGAGATCTAAACTGCCTGCCGTGAGCAATGCCGAGTTGGCAACCGTAATGCTGTTACTAAGTTTAGCACCTGCACTATTGTTCACTGTAAAATTAGCGGCAGAAATGCCCGTTGGGTTGTTTATTGTTTGTAACGAAGTACCATTAAACTCATAACTTGCGCCAGCAGTAAACGTATTAGTGCCTGTCATGGCTACCGCTCCAATACCATTTGCGTGTGCTGTTTTTAATGTTGCACCTGCGCCAAGCGTAAAGTTAGCATCTCCAGCTAATCCATAAGTTCCCATCTCAAAAGTACCGCTACTGACAGTAAAGTTACTTGTTACGCCATTGTTGTTAATCGTTTTATTAGCACCTAACGTAAGTGTAGTTGCAGTGCTGTTCATACCTGCCGTTGCCAAATTAATAGTTCCAGTACCCGTTAGATATGCCGTAGTACCTGTAATAAGTAATGCGCCAGAAGAAGTTGCTTGTGTGAGAGTACCTGCATTATTAATTCCATTA belongs to Flexibacter flexilis DSM 6793 and includes:
- a CDS encoding TfoX/Sxy family protein yields the protein MPFLPDRVRAMLADVPNVTEKQMFGGLAFMVNDKLCVCAYENEILCRLDPALQEEAAEQHGCRLMHSNGRTYKGYIYVNEQILRQENQLQYWVNLCLEFNQYAQKSKR